The Leishmania braziliensis MHOM/BR/75/M2904 complete genome, chromosome 4 genome includes a window with the following:
- a CDS encoding anaphase promoting complex, subunit 10-like protein, whose product MEDSGDYDRESSVEELTQSQESEPVVSSASALPDTSSSTGAVVPSFQVLSAPQLAQWARAHNQMDVGGSGNTVWTVSSAKHGNGVRHLMQHHDLNNFWQSDGVLPHVIRIQLGQLTPIEAMAVYVNSAVDQSYSPRVIRVKAGTHSGDMTEVAKVDIGAGQECGWVLIKLGEAAGDTSEDLGGGENDGGGGGVGRSGGAAKRQRQQAGSTRSRGPWGAASPSPSPIPYSKVAAALGHSNHAASSSAGTQTPAAIQMIAHNTSHPADRWLWCTVIDVCICENQFNGRDCHLRGIRLMGPRYEELERVSNADAADMVTCAGPLRGGELLEGTADELQLR is encoded by the coding sequence ATGGAGGACAGCGGCGACTACGACCGCGAGAGCAGCGTTGAGGAGCTCACGCAATCGCAGGAGAGTGAGCCGGTGGTCTCCTCCGCTTCTGCCTTGCCAGACACCTCGTCGTCAACCGGCGCTGTCGTGCCATCTTTTCAGGTCCTAAGCGCCCCACAGCTTGCGCAGTGGGCTCGCGCGCACAATCAGATGGACGTTGGCGGTTCCGGCAACACTGTCTGGACAGTGAGCAGCGCGAAGCACGGCAACGGTGTTCGCCACTTGATGCAGCACCACGACCTCAACAACTTCTGGCAGTCCGACGGGGTGCTGCCGCACGTGATTCGCATCCAGCTCGGCCAGCTTACCCCCATCGAGGCCATGGCGGTGTACGTGAACAGCGCTGTCGATCAGAGCTACTCCCCGCGAGTGATTCGGGTAAAAGCGGGGACGCACAGCGGCGACATGACAGAGGTCGCTAAGGTGGACATCGGCGCCGGTCAGGAGTGCGGCTGGGTGCTGATAAAGctcggcgaggcggcaggAGACACCAGCGAGGATCTAGGAGGCGGTGAAaacgatggtggtggtggtggtgtggggaggagcggcggcgcggcgaagaggcagcgccagcaaGCCGGCAGCACACGGAGCCGGGGCCCCTGGggtgccgcctcgccgtcccCGTCGCCCATACCGTATAGCAAGGTAGCCGCAGCTCTGGGGCACAGCAATCAcgcggcctcctccagcgccggAACGCAAACACCCGCTGCGATTCAGATGATCGCGCACAACACCAGCCACCCCGCCGACCGTTGGCTGTGGTGCACAGTGATCGATGTTTGCATCTGCGAAAATCAGTTCAATGGGCGTGACTGCCACCTGCGAGGGATTCGGCTCATGGGGCCTCGCTACGAGGAGTTGGAGCGGGTAAGCAACGCAGACGCAGCGGACATGGTGACGTGCGCAGGGCCGCTGCGAGGTGGCGAACTGCTGGAAGGCACCGCAgatgagctgcagctgcgatAA